The Halalkalibaculum roseum genome window below encodes:
- the ccoG gene encoding cytochrome c oxidase accessory protein CcoG: protein MSVDKDKRIDQDSFRDHLSTVNKEGKRNWIYPKEPSGRFYKARNIVAVLLLLFFFSGPFITVNGQPLLLLDFLERKFVIFGMAFWPQDLHLLLFGMLAFIVFIVLFTAIFGRLWCGWACPQTIFMEMVFRRVEYWIEGDRSSQIRLNRSPWNWNKIWRKGLKHSVFFGMAFLISNLFLAYIIGKDQLFTIITDPPSQHLAGLSAITIFSGVFYGVFAFLREQVCHFICPYGRMQSVLLDNNSINVMYDYKRGEPRGKVSERNDVGRKATVEDLGVSPITDFGDCIDCNQCVKVCPMGIDIRNGTQLECVHCTACIDACDDVMEKIDKPRGLIRYSSENAIRKDKDKILTPRVAGYSGILAVLLITFFTLLSMRPDTETSILRQPGTLFQTLPDNKYSNIYELRVINKTFDTVNYEIDLESPEGELNPLGNFKSVPPQGSTQGRFLIILPRDELEGAQTELTFNIYADGELVETVTSGFIGPELQNEN from the coding sequence ATGTCCGTAGATAAAGATAAACGGATAGATCAAGATTCCTTCAGAGATCATTTGTCAACCGTAAACAAAGAAGGAAAACGAAACTGGATCTATCCTAAAGAGCCGAGCGGTAGATTTTACAAGGCAAGGAATATAGTAGCCGTACTGCTGCTGCTATTTTTCTTTTCCGGGCCTTTTATTACCGTTAATGGCCAGCCCTTATTGCTGCTGGATTTTCTGGAACGAAAATTTGTGATCTTCGGCATGGCCTTCTGGCCCCAGGACCTACACCTACTGCTCTTCGGAATGCTTGCGTTTATCGTATTCATCGTACTTTTTACGGCCATTTTCGGTCGGCTTTGGTGTGGCTGGGCTTGCCCCCAGACCATATTTATGGAAATGGTATTCAGGCGAGTGGAGTACTGGATTGAAGGAGACCGTTCAAGTCAGATCAGGTTGAACAGATCTCCCTGGAACTGGAACAAGATCTGGCGGAAAGGCCTCAAACACAGCGTCTTCTTCGGTATGGCTTTCCTGATTTCCAACCTCTTTCTAGCCTATATTATCGGAAAGGATCAACTGTTTACCATAATTACCGATCCTCCCTCCCAGCACCTTGCCGGACTCTCCGCGATAACAATTTTCAGCGGGGTGTTCTACGGAGTATTCGCTTTTTTACGTGAACAGGTCTGTCATTTCATTTGCCCCTACGGTCGAATGCAGTCGGTACTGCTCGACAATAACTCTATCAACGTGATGTACGATTATAAAAGAGGCGAGCCAAGGGGCAAGGTTTCTGAAAGAAACGATGTGGGCAGAAAAGCTACCGTTGAGGATTTGGGAGTGTCACCCATTACCGACTTCGGTGATTGCATTGACTGTAACCAGTGTGTAAAGGTTTGTCCCATGGGAATCGATATCCGCAACGGTACCCAGCTGGAATGCGTGCATTGCACGGCATGCATTGACGCCTGTGATGATGTCATGGAAAAGATTGATAAGCCAAGAGGGCTCATTCGTTACTCTTCTGAAAACGCCATCAGAAAAGATAAAGATAAGATTCTTACGCCCCGTGTTGCGGGGTACAGCGGAATATTAGCTGTACTGCTTATCACCTTTTTTACCCTCTTAAGTATGCGACCCGACACCGAAACATCCATACTTCGTCAACCCGGCACCCTGTTCCAGACTCTCCCTGATAATAAGTATAGCAACATTTATGAGCTCAGGGTGATTAACAAGACCTTCGATACCGTAAATTATGAGATTGACCTTGAAAGCCCGGAAGGGGAACTGAACCCACTAGGAAATTTCAAATCGGTACCTCCCCAGGGTTCTACTCAGGGACGCTTCCTGATCATTCTCCCCAGAGACGAGTTGGAGGGAGCTCAAACCGAACTTACATTCAATATCTATGCCGACGGAGAGCTGGTGGAGACTGTCACATCCGGTTTCATAGGTCCTGAACTTCAAAACGAAAATTAA
- a CDS encoding FixH family protein, with the protein MNKQSEKDKPSGFSWDWGKGITVAIVLFIISTLSVVAYVVSLDYHMVTENHYERAVNYQEHIDRVEQASAMSQPVQIKLMPGDRMVRLQFPNSLALDNLKGTVELYRPNDSSMDQKIDLNLNQNGIQEISSQNLARGKWLVKVSWSSNGQNYFKEESIFL; encoded by the coding sequence ATGAATAAACAATCAGAAAAGGATAAACCTAGCGGCTTCAGCTGGGATTGGGGCAAAGGCATTACCGTGGCCATTGTACTTTTTATCATATCCACTCTTTCCGTTGTCGCTTACGTGGTCAGTCTCGACTACCACATGGTAACCGAAAATCACTACGAAAGAGCTGTGAATTATCAGGAACATATAGACCGGGTTGAGCAGGCCTCTGCCATGAGCCAGCCCGTTCAAATTAAGCTGATGCCCGGTGACCGAATGGTCAGATTGCAATTCCCGAATAGTTTGGCCCTGGATAACCTGAAGGGAACCGTGGAACTATACCGGCCCAACGATTCTTCCATGGATCAAAAAATTGACCTGAATCTGAACCAAAACGGGATTCAGGAAATCAGCAGCCAAAACCTGGCCCGGGGAAAATGGCTGGTAAAAGTAAGCTGGTCGAGCAACGGGCAAAACTATTTTAAAGAAGAAAGTATCTTTTTATAA
- a CDS encoding sulfite exporter TauE/SafE family protein, whose translation MEIWTALAIGFFGSFHCIGMCGPIALALPGSGGSTFKLISGRAFYNTGRIVTYALMGLIFGLIGQSIAVAGFQKGLSVVLGVIIIASVLLKSSYFRAIKSKLGAHTFYDHLKKQIGKLFKKSGLSTLFTIGILNGLLPCGFVYIGLAGSLTMGTVLGGTVYMILFGLGTFPAMMAMSLAPGLFSIEMRRRINKAVPVLAVIFGIYLIYRGLFMGNMMQL comes from the coding sequence ATGGAAATATGGACCGCATTGGCAATAGGTTTCTTCGGCAGTTTTCACTGCATTGGCATGTGTGGTCCTATTGCCCTGGCCCTGCCGGGATCCGGGGGGTCGACATTTAAACTTATCTCGGGAAGGGCGTTCTACAATACCGGACGTATAGTAACCTATGCGCTGATGGGCCTCATCTTCGGACTGATCGGTCAATCTATAGCCGTGGCCGGTTTCCAAAAAGGGTTATCGGTAGTATTGGGAGTTATCATTATAGCCTCGGTGCTCCTGAAAAGCAGCTATTTTCGTGCCATCAAAAGCAAACTGGGAGCTCACACTTTCTATGATCATTTAAAGAAACAAATCGGTAAACTTTTTAAGAAAAGTGGTCTTTCCACACTTTTTACAATAGGGATTTTAAATGGGTTGCTTCCCTGCGGCTTTGTCTACATAGGGCTGGCCGGTTCTCTGACTATGGGAACCGTACTTGGCGGTACAGTTTATATGATACTGTTCGGTTTGGGAACTTTCCCGGCAATGATGGCGATGTCACTGGCACCGGGTTTATTCAGCATTGAAATGCGCAGGCGAATAAATAAAGCAGTACCGGTACTTGCCGTGATTTTTGGCATTTATCTCATTTATCGCGGACTCTTTATGGGGAATATGATGCAGTTGTAA
- a CDS encoding GNAT family N-acetyltransferase, whose product MDAQFNIAIDEQFISPICDFTYTWCLNCGVQDQQAIKFTIALSELITDIILFAYPTESNAHFEISYRHNLTNVEIIVSEVGEPFDPDRHRYDSNKMREVGDFEGAGFRLIRRFCDEFVFVNKGKEGKEFHLSKEIDVQSIDRMLERSRAEKPKEPTAEEIEKPDLQADNFNYQQVAPSDAEDIAKLIYRTYKYTYSKEELYYPKKIEETLLGKEKLGVIVRDDDGLSLGYFAVLKKSDSNIGEVGEAVVSPGYRKRGIMSNMMKRLIEMARDQKLAGLYGKAVTNHPVSQKVNNKYNFITTALMLADTRNVIFTGFNEDYPQSVSVVIDFLPLFIPEEVTVYMPAKYCDIITDTFKELNIPIRASNSSNYRMAQKSDIDLSINYSDSTSLLVVNKYGPDFVTVLSEMMTSLKKQEDLNAIFLDLPLQNAATPEQFDGMKDLGFIYSGLTPLFHKQSHYLRLQKVYSELDLELIEIYSEFGEKIKTLIADEYH is encoded by the coding sequence ATGGATGCCCAGTTTAACATAGCCATAGACGAGCAGTTTATAAGTCCCATTTGTGATTTTACCTATACCTGGTGTTTGAACTGCGGGGTACAAGATCAGCAAGCCATCAAATTCACCATTGCCCTGAGTGAGCTAATCACCGATATCATACTTTTTGCCTATCCAACTGAGAGCAACGCCCATTTCGAAATTTCCTATCGACATAATCTCACCAACGTAGAAATCATTGTCAGCGAGGTGGGCGAACCATTTGATCCGGACCGGCACCGATATGACAGCAATAAGATGCGCGAGGTAGGAGATTTTGAAGGCGCAGGATTCCGATTGATTCGCCGGTTTTGCGATGAGTTTGTCTTTGTAAACAAGGGCAAGGAAGGAAAGGAGTTTCACCTTTCCAAGGAGATTGACGTACAGAGCATCGACAGGATGCTTGAACGGTCGCGGGCAGAAAAACCAAAGGAGCCAACTGCTGAAGAAATTGAAAAACCCGATCTGCAGGCGGATAATTTTAACTATCAGCAAGTAGCTCCCTCCGATGCCGAAGACATAGCCAAACTCATCTACCGAACCTATAAATATACCTATAGCAAGGAAGAGCTCTATTATCCGAAGAAAATCGAGGAAACCCTCCTGGGAAAAGAGAAACTGGGTGTTATTGTCAGGGATGATGACGGCTTGTCCTTAGGTTATTTCGCCGTACTCAAAAAATCCGACTCCAATATCGGTGAAGTAGGTGAGGCGGTAGTGTCTCCCGGATATCGTAAGCGGGGTATTATGAGTAACATGATGAAACGCCTGATTGAAATGGCAAGGGATCAAAAGCTGGCAGGTCTTTATGGAAAAGCGGTGACCAACCATCCGGTGAGTCAAAAAGTTAATAATAAATACAATTTCATAACCACTGCCCTCATGCTGGCAGATACCCGAAATGTGATTTTTACCGGCTTCAATGAAGATTATCCCCAGTCGGTTTCAGTGGTCATTGACTTCCTTCCTCTTTTCATCCCCGAGGAAGTTACGGTTTATATGCCGGCAAAATATTGTGATATCATAACGGATACCTTTAAGGAATTGAACATCCCCATCCGAGCGAGTAACAGTAGCAATTATAGAATGGCTCAAAAGTCAGATATTGATCTCTCCATTAACTATTCCGACTCAACCTCCTTGCTGGTGGTAAATAAGTATGGTCCTGATTTTGTAACGGTACTCTCTGAAATGATGACAAGTCTCAAAAAACAGGAAGATCTCAATGCCATATTCCTTGATCTTCCCCTGCAAAATGCCGCTACTCCTGAGCAGTTTGATGGGATGAAAGACCTTGGTTTTATCTATTCCGGGTTAACCCCCTTATTTCACAAACAATCGCATTATCTTAGACTGCAGAAAGTATATTCGGAGCTGGATTTAGAGCTGATTGAAATCTATTCTGAGTTCGGGGAAAAAATTAAGACACTGATTGCCGATGAGTATCATTGA
- a CDS encoding flavin reductase has translation MGDNKNSNMIKISVDDEMWNRIYTVHSLVIIGSKEPDGSFNMAPKHMAMPMGFSKYFGFIGTPRKSTYRNVEREKVFTVSFPRPDQVVISSLSASRREKDDSKPILKKIPMTDATEIEGKFLENSYFNLECKLSQFLGKFGEWELVIGEVVAACVNEDAIRRESKNFDGAQLVYDSPLLAYLHPDRFSKIRKSNAFPFPEDFKR, from the coding sequence ATGGGTGACAATAAAAACTCAAATATGATTAAGATTTCGGTCGATGATGAGATGTGGAACCGTATTTACACCGTACACTCTCTGGTTATCATCGGCAGCAAAGAACCCGACGGTTCATTCAACATGGCTCCCAAGCATATGGCCATGCCCATGGGTTTCAGCAAGTATTTTGGCTTCATCGGAACCCCGCGTAAGAGTACCTACCGGAATGTAGAAAGAGAGAAGGTTTTTACGGTAAGCTTTCCCCGCCCTGACCAGGTTGTCATTTCCAGCCTTTCGGCTTCCCGACGTGAAAAAGACGACAGCAAGCCCATACTGAAGAAAATTCCGATGACCGATGCCACTGAGATCGAGGGCAAATTTCTGGAAAATTCATACTTCAATCTCGAATGCAAGCTCTCCCAATTTTTGGGAAAGTTCGGAGAATGGGAACTGGTAATAGGAGAAGTCGTTGCAGCCTGTGTCAATGAGGATGCCATCCGAAGAGAGAGCAAAAACTTTGATGGCGCCCAGCTTGTTTACGATTCACCCCTGCTGGCTTACCTGCATCCCGATCGATTCAGCAAAATTCGGAAAAGTAACGCCTTTCCCTTTCCCGAGGATTTTAAAAGATAG
- a CDS encoding M20 family metallopeptidase, with protein MTERAKELNRYFENHKEDFLGVLQALVEMETPSNEPDRFSDILSLLTKEFEKLQYRVEHIPGRETAGHLLCKPANFDPKEPTQLVIGHCDTVWDMGTIKDMPFRVEEDQVFGPGVFDMKSGLCMMIFALRAIQYLKKDLPVQPVFLINSDEEIGSEESQSLIIEEAKKASRTLVLEPALGTEGKIKTRRKGIGEFTITIKGKPSHAGLAPEEGVSAILGLSHIVQQLFRLNDPQNGVSVNVGTIEGGERTNVIAAKSKAIVDVRVPTKEDGKRIKEEIYNLKPEIEGVKLEVSGDIRRPPLEKNEANEKLWNITQSLGEELDLNLHEGVSGGASDGNLSNLYSPTIDGLGAVGEGAHAYHEKIFLTETLQRNALLTLLLLHPPVKS; from the coding sequence ATGACTGAACGAGCCAAAGAGCTGAACAGGTATTTTGAGAATCATAAGGAGGATTTCCTGGGTGTACTGCAAGCATTGGTAGAGATGGAAACACCCTCGAATGAACCTGACCGGTTTTCCGATATCCTTTCGCTGCTGACCAAAGAGTTTGAAAAACTGCAGTACCGCGTTGAACATATCCCGGGCCGGGAGACGGCCGGACACCTCTTGTGCAAACCTGCAAATTTTGACCCCAAAGAGCCCACACAGCTGGTCATAGGTCATTGCGATACGGTTTGGGACATGGGAACCATCAAGGACATGCCATTCAGGGTAGAAGAAGACCAGGTATTCGGTCCCGGCGTTTTTGACATGAAGTCCGGACTCTGTATGATGATATTCGCCCTTCGGGCTATTCAATACCTGAAAAAAGATCTACCCGTTCAGCCGGTTTTCCTGATCAATTCAGATGAGGAGATCGGCAGTGAAGAATCGCAGTCGCTGATTATTGAAGAAGCCAAAAAGGCGTCGCGCACATTGGTATTGGAGCCTGCTCTCGGAACCGAAGGAAAAATCAAAACACGCAGAAAGGGTATCGGGGAGTTTACTATCACCATTAAAGGAAAACCATCCCATGCTGGACTGGCACCTGAGGAAGGAGTCAGCGCCATACTTGGACTTTCTCACATTGTCCAGCAGTTGTTTCGGCTCAATGATCCCCAAAACGGCGTGAGTGTGAATGTCGGTACCATAGAAGGTGGAGAACGTACTAACGTAATAGCAGCAAAAAGCAAAGCTATCGTGGATGTTCGCGTCCCGACCAAGGAAGATGGGAAACGCATCAAAGAGGAAATTTACAACTTAAAACCTGAAATAGAAGGTGTTAAACTGGAGGTATCCGGTGATATCCGCCGCCCCCCACTTGAGAAGAACGAAGCCAATGAGAAGTTGTGGAATATTACACAGAGTCTGGGGGAAGAGCTCGATCTTAACCTTCATGAGGGCGTATCAGGAGGAGCATCCGACGGTAATCTAAGCAATCTTTACTCTCCCACCATCGACGGATTGGGTGCAGTAGGAGAAGGAGCACACGCCTACCACGAAAAAATTTTCCTTACGGAAACCCTGCAAAGAAATGCACTGCTTACGCTTCTGTTGCTGCATCCCCCTGTGAAGAGTTAA
- a CDS encoding DUF3127 domain-containing protein: MDLQLKGTVEQILEEKSGESKNGPWRKRDFILKTDGDYPKQICITQWGDSIDKADVQKGEEVVAHIDIQSREYNGNWYTDVKAWKIEKASEQGTTSMPGKGGEDTQKTEPSPSEEIFDVDDELPF; the protein is encoded by the coding sequence ATGGATTTACAACTCAAAGGCACCGTAGAACAGATACTTGAAGAGAAGTCAGGAGAAAGTAAAAACGGACCCTGGCGCAAGCGTGATTTTATCCTTAAAACCGACGGAGATTACCCCAAGCAGATCTGTATCACCCAGTGGGGCGATAGCATTGATAAAGCTGATGTTCAGAAGGGGGAAGAGGTCGTGGCTCACATCGACATTCAGAGTCGTGAATATAACGGAAACTGGTATACAGATGTCAAAGCCTGGAAAATTGAAAAAGCATCCGAGCAAGGTACCACATCCATGCCCGGTAAAGGCGGTGAAGACACACAGAAAACAGAACCGAGTCCCAGCGAAGAGATTTTCGATGTGGATGACGAACTTCCCTTTTAA
- a CDS encoding helix-turn-helix domain-containing protein has translation MISKEIKEVRIQKGYSQEKLAKKSDLSLRTIQRVENGETEPRGDTINRIAEALGVPANKLIGNQKVKDNSYLTSLHISALSFLLFPLLGILIPILLSTIQRDENWHLTVNAKKLLSFQITWNIVLFVGLLGYLSWWNYKVGTITVVSPSIVSSIYMPLYLLVGGLYLYNFIVVSFNIIQVSSGKEAWYKPRVNFMS, from the coding sequence ATGATTTCGAAGGAAATTAAAGAGGTACGTATTCAGAAAGGATATTCTCAGGAAAAACTAGCTAAAAAATCGGATCTTAGTCTGCGTACCATTCAAAGGGTAGAAAATGGTGAAACTGAACCGAGAGGAGATACCATTAATCGAATTGCTGAAGCTCTTGGAGTGCCTGCAAATAAGTTAATAGGGAATCAAAAAGTTAAAGATAACAGTTATTTAACCTCATTACATATATCTGCTTTAAGTTTCTTACTGTTTCCACTATTGGGGATACTTATTCCAATCTTACTTTCGACTATTCAAAGAGATGAGAATTGGCATCTTACCGTAAATGCTAAAAAACTACTCAGCTTTCAAATAACCTGGAATATAGTACTCTTTGTAGGGCTATTGGGTTATCTGAGTTGGTGGAATTACAAAGTCGGTACCATAACTGTAGTAAGTCCATCTATAGTCAGCAGTATCTATATGCCATTATACCTACTGGTTGGCGGTTTATACCTGTATAATTTCATCGTTGTCAGTTTCAACATCATACAAGTAAGTTCAGGCAAAGAAGCTTGGTATAAACCCCGTGTTAATTTTATGTCATGA
- a CDS encoding serine hydrolase domain-containing protein yields MRYLFIDLLFLLLFLPSLSFSQSSNDDPISEFQIEAFSADLDSLRKANHIPGLAAAIVKDREIAWSNGFGSSHFDTGDGEVFKAVTPDTPFWIASVTKTFLGLLFLQLEEQGEIDLNDRINEMPGWDNFCSWLAGSEIVFGRNLHCDASITIRNVLNHTVNGKPGTGFMYNPLMYSRLSRYIEYVYGNPISAAEGRHNTMAQLVQEHILGPAGMNRTMSSMWQRDKALVYFDMSQGFEYNDGEYVRQRHIERHLAGGAGIVSTVADLAKYDIALDSGILASDLVMEKLFTPAVAPVGTTLPYAFGWYVQEYRGEKFIWHAGWDEKAGFSALFLKVPERNLTLILLANSEGIWWGNPLDGAAVEKSEFARLFMDRFVYGEER; encoded by the coding sequence TTGAGATATCTATTTATAGATTTACTGTTTCTTTTATTATTTCTGCCCTCATTATCCTTTTCACAATCCAGCAACGACGACCCTATATCCGAATTTCAGATCGAGGCTTTTTCAGCAGATTTGGACTCATTGCGAAAGGCGAACCATATACCGGGACTGGCCGCAGCTATTGTGAAAGACCGAGAAATAGCCTGGTCAAATGGATTTGGGAGTTCTCATTTTGATACCGGTGATGGGGAAGTATTTAAAGCGGTAACGCCTGATACCCCTTTCTGGATTGCTTCGGTAACGAAAACTTTTCTCGGGCTTCTTTTTCTGCAGCTCGAAGAGCAGGGAGAGATTGATTTAAATGATAGGATCAACGAGATGCCGGGCTGGGACAATTTTTGCTCGTGGCTGGCTGGATCTGAAATAGTCTTTGGCCGTAATTTACATTGTGATGCTTCAATCACCATTCGCAATGTTTTAAACCATACGGTTAACGGTAAACCGGGAACCGGGTTCATGTATAACCCACTAATGTATTCACGACTATCACGGTATATAGAATATGTCTATGGAAATCCCATATCCGCAGCCGAAGGCCGCCACAATACGATGGCCCAGCTGGTACAGGAACATATTTTGGGTCCGGCAGGAATGAATCGGACCATGTCGAGTATGTGGCAACGCGATAAAGCGCTGGTGTATTTTGATATGTCCCAAGGATTTGAGTACAACGATGGGGAGTACGTTCGCCAAAGGCATATTGAACGGCATCTCGCAGGGGGCGCCGGTATAGTCTCAACTGTTGCTGACTTGGCAAAATATGATATAGCTCTTGACAGCGGCATCCTTGCTTCCGATTTGGTGATGGAAAAACTTTTTACTCCTGCTGTGGCTCCAGTCGGGACAACGCTTCCCTATGCGTTTGGATGGTATGTGCAGGAATATCGAGGAGAGAAGTTTATCTGGCATGCCGGCTGGGATGAAAAAGCCGGGTTTTCTGCGCTTTTCCTCAAGGTGCCTGAGCGGAATCTGACGTTGATTTTACTGGCGAATAGCGAAGGAATATGGTGGGGGAATCCGCTGGATGGGGCAGCGGTAGAAAAGTCGGAATTTGCCCGCCTGTTTATGGATCGGTTTGTTTATGGGGAAGAAAGATGA
- a CDS encoding glycosyltransferase produces MNQAEHVLILGIVWPEPKSSAAGHRMMNLIRLFQAEGWKVSFASPAAPGEFSSNLDQLGIDTYNIQVNRSEFDQFVQDLNPTIVLFDRFMMEEQFGWRVAEQCPKALRVLDTEDLHCLRRTREKAVKEGRLFETNDLLEEEISKREIASILRSDLSLIISEYEMNLLRDLFDVDSEVLCYLPFMENAIDENATYDVPGFKARRHFITIGNFSHKPNLDSVIYLKQEIWPLIHQKLPEAEMHVYGAYPTQQVEQMHDPAKQFHIKGRADDAESVIKNARVMLAPLRFGAGLKGKLLEAMRCGTPNVATDIGAEGMVSERRWSGFIANRPEVFAKRAVQLYTDPEEWRNSVDAGCHIINEKFADTSHHNDFIKRLKIINQNLAEHRKHNFTGSMLMHHTMASSRYMSRWIEEKNKK; encoded by the coding sequence GTGAATCAAGCCGAACATGTTTTAATCCTGGGAATCGTTTGGCCGGAACCGAAATCTTCGGCGGCGGGACATCGCATGATGAACCTTATCCGGCTCTTTCAGGCAGAAGGCTGGAAGGTAAGCTTTGCCAGTCCGGCGGCACCCGGTGAGTTCAGTTCAAATTTGGATCAACTGGGAATTGATACCTACAATATTCAGGTAAACCGTTCAGAATTTGATCAATTTGTACAGGATTTAAATCCTACCATCGTTTTATTCGATCGTTTTATGATGGAAGAACAGTTCGGTTGGCGGGTTGCAGAACAGTGTCCGAAAGCGCTTCGTGTACTCGATACGGAAGATCTTCACTGCTTGCGGAGGACACGAGAGAAAGCAGTTAAAGAAGGCCGGTTATTTGAGACGAATGACCTGCTGGAAGAGGAGATATCCAAAAGAGAGATAGCAAGCATTTTAAGATCCGACCTGTCGCTTATAATTTCAGAATATGAAATGAATCTGCTTAGGGATCTATTTGATGTGGATTCGGAAGTGCTTTGCTACTTGCCCTTTATGGAAAATGCGATTGATGAGAACGCGACCTATGACGTGCCCGGATTTAAAGCACGTCGGCATTTTATTACCATTGGCAATTTCAGTCACAAGCCTAATCTTGATTCGGTAATATACCTTAAGCAGGAAATATGGCCGCTTATTCATCAAAAACTTCCCGAAGCGGAGATGCATGTATACGGGGCTTACCCCACTCAGCAGGTTGAACAGATGCATGACCCGGCAAAGCAATTTCACATTAAAGGAAGAGCAGACGATGCTGAGAGCGTGATAAAAAATGCCAGGGTCATGCTTGCTCCGCTGCGTTTCGGGGCCGGATTGAAAGGAAAGCTGCTGGAAGCGATGCGCTGCGGCACACCCAACGTGGCTACCGATATCGGTGCGGAGGGAATGGTATCAGAGCGAAGATGGAGCGGATTTATTGCCAACAGACCGGAAGTATTCGCCAAACGGGCTGTACAATTATACACAGACCCGGAAGAATGGAGAAATTCAGTAGATGCGGGATGTCATATTATCAACGAAAAATTTGCTGATACTTCCCATCACAACGACTTTATCAAAAGGTTGAAGATTATAAATCAAAACCTGGCGGAACATCGCAAGCACAATTTCACCGGTTCCATGCTGATGCACCATACCATGGCAAGCAGCCGGTACATGTCCCGTTGGATAGAAGAGAAGAATAAAAAGTGA
- a CDS encoding response regulator, whose amino-acid sequence MPTPQKKVLIVEDNLILSLLEERLLTKMGHKVVGKVTSGEKAVEIFRKVKPDFVIMDISLSGKMDGFEATNIMRETTDVPVIFVSGNSDRYEKFCLKKEGFNEFVSKPFTYQDLADPINRIWKEEPVEKEETEKQYHS is encoded by the coding sequence ATGCCAACACCTCAAAAAAAAGTACTTATCGTCGAAGATAATCTGATTCTTTCCCTTCTTGAAGAGAGACTCTTAACTAAAATGGGCCACAAAGTCGTAGGAAAGGTTACCAGCGGCGAAAAAGCCGTAGAGATCTTTAGAAAAGTGAAGCCTGACTTTGTCATTATGGATATTTCCCTCAGTGGAAAAATGGATGGATTCGAAGCCACCAATATCATGAGGGAGACCACCGATGTACCGGTTATTTTTGTATCGGGGAATTCAGATCGATACGAAAAATTTTGCCTCAAGAAAGAAGGTTTCAATGAATTTGTATCGAAGCCTTTTACCTACCAGGACCTGGCAGATCCCATCAACAGAATCTGGAAGGAAGAGCCGGTGGAAAAGGAGGAAACAGAAAAGCAGTACCATTCGTAA
- a CDS encoding TraR/DksA family transcriptional regulator, translating into MTKQELNELREIIERRIEETKEEIAQLKELTKPVAPDNAIGRLSRMDAINNKTINEASLRENKSKFQKLERALERLGEEQFGDCSKCGESIAFGRLKIMPWTTRCVRCA; encoded by the coding sequence ATGACAAAGCAAGAGCTTAATGAACTCCGGGAAATCATCGAAAGGCGCATTGAGGAGACCAAAGAAGAGATAGCACAATTGAAAGAACTCACAAAACCTGTGGCTCCGGATAATGCCATTGGCAGATTGTCCCGGATGGATGCCATCAACAATAAAACCATCAATGAGGCTTCCCTGCGGGAGAATAAAAGCAAATTTCAGAAATTGGAGAGAGCTTTAGAACGCTTAGGAGAGGAGCAATTTGGAGATTGTTCAAAATGCGGTGAGTCCATTGCTTTTGGACGTTTGAAAATTATGCCGTGGACAACCCGGTGTGTACGATGTGCATGA